In a single window of the Tigriopus californicus strain San Diego chromosome 2, Tcal_SD_v2.1, whole genome shotgun sequence genome:
- the LOC131876953 gene encoding uncharacterized protein LOC131876953 has protein sequence MNDLVIQNREWDDPVGNEAHAWWAGWIDGLQQLPTFEFPRCLLPFGLEDTRVELHVFCDASEDAFAAVAYLRSCDVYGNVSVRLACSKTKVSSKRPKTIPKLELHGAVLAARLANNLRRVFRFRIEATFFWTDSLVVRAWITNVAQQFKPFVAVRVGEIQTLTRSREWRHVPGTMNPADMATRASQIVLLNGLWISGPSFLMLERDHWPGDIQVEPTVEEVRAKFLNAHSVRELTVGAKEKDLERALETWIREEPGGTLEGMIVAAQSEMFPEEVQSLHGGSLVPKSSRLLELSPFLDSNGVLRSRGKLSHAQLGYDQRYPVILCPKHPLTKLIIRDSHHRHHHPGVNHGLGILRQEYWILRGREAVKRARRECEHCQKMTARSATQEMADLPKERLASGRPPFYFTSVDLFGPIEALVLRNKIEKRWGSIFACMTTRAVHIEVAPSLSSQDFLNIMRNFINLRGKPHQIYSDNGTNFVGAHNLLVELARKGGQGVLSLEVNNIHWKFQPPGAPHWGGVH, from the coding sequence ATGAATGACTTGGTGATTCAGAATCGTGAATGGGATGACCCTGTTGGGAATGAGGCTCATGCTTGGTGGGCTGGGTGGATTGATGGTCTTCAACAATTACCGACCTTTGAATTCCCACGATGTCTATTGCCCTTTGGTCTTGAAGACACCAGGGTGGAACTACATGTCTTTTGCGATGCATCTGAAGATGCCTTTGCTGCTGTTGCATATCTGAGAAGCTGCGATGTTTACGGGAACGTTAGTGTGAGATTGGCTTGTTCCAAAACCAAGGTGTCATCAAAGAGGCCCAAGACCATCCCCAAGCTTGAACTGCATGGAGCAGTGCTTGCTGCACGATTGGCTAATAACCTAAGGCGGGTATTCAGATTCAGAATTGAAGCAACCTTTTTTTGGACCGACAGTCTGGTGGTTCGTGCCTGGATTACGAATGTTGCCCAACAATTCAAGCCCTTTGTAGCCGTTCGTGTGGGAGAGATCCAGACCTTGACACGTTCCAGGGAATGGCGCCACGTACCTGGGACGATGAACCCTGCTGATATGGCCACCAGAGCTAGTCAAATAGTCCTGTTGAATGGACTCTGGATTTCAGGCCCGTCATTTCTCATGCTGGAGAGAGACCATTGGCCTGGCGACATTCAGGTTGAACCCACCGTGGAAGAAGTCAGAGCTAAGTTTTTAAATGCTCACTCGGTCCGAGAACTGACGGTGGGAGCCAAGGAAAAGGATCTTGAGAGAGCCCTAGAAACCTGGATACGAGAGGAACCTGGTGGCACCTTGGAAGGGATGATTGTGGCGGCTCAGAGCGAAATGTTTCCGGAGGAAGTTCAGTCCCTTCATGGGGGGAGTTTGGTTCCTAAATCCTCGCGACTCCTTGAGTTGTCTCCATTTCTGGATTCCAATGGGGTTCTCCGCTCAAGGGGGAAACTGAGTCATGCCCAGTTGGGGTATGATCAAAGGTATCCTGTCATCCTTTGCCCCAAACACCCATTAACCAAGTTGATCATTCGAGATAGCCATCATCGACATCATCACCCGGGTGTAAACCATGGACTGGGAATTTTGCGTCAGGAATACTGGATCCTTCGTGGTCGTGAAGCCGTCAAACGAGCTCGTCGTGAGTGTGAACATTGTCAAAAGATGACGGCCCGTTCTGCTACACAGGAAATGGCAGACCTTCCCAAGGAACGCCTTGCCTCAGGTCGGCCACCGTTCTATTTTACATCGGTAGACCTCTTTGGCCCGATAGAGGCACTAGTGTTACGAAATAAGATCGAGAAGAGATGGGGGTCGATTTTCGCGTGCATGACAACGAGAGCCGTTCACATTGAAGTAGCGCCCTCTCTTTCTTCACAAGACTTCCTAAATATAATGAGGAACTTTATCAACTTGCGTGGAAAGCCTCATCAAATATATAGTGACAACGGGACGAACTTTGTTGGAGCACACAACCTCTTAGTGGAGTTGGCTCGAAAAGGGGGACAGGGAGTGCTGTCTTTGGAGGTCAACAATATCCATTGGAAATTCCAACCTCCGGGAGCACCGCATTGGGGAGGTGTTCATTAG